A window of Exiguobacterium sp. FSL W8-0210 contains these coding sequences:
- a CDS encoding flagellar hook-basal body protein: MLRGMYTASNAMQALQRQQEMLSNNLANARTPGFRADQASLRTFPEMLIQQTANNERTGVRGVATVGKLATGVFMQAATPNFTQGSITETGNATDLQISSLEGAPLFTIRHRDPLTGEEETLYTTNGQFAVGQDGLLRTTENDLVLDTNGQPLDVVNEDFKVDADGAVTDGNGQAIGNLGLVVTDQPETLERTGNGLFRSANPLNAGNVRVDQGVLELGNVEIEQTMAEMNAGLRQFEANQKVIQAYDRTAEKAVSEIGRVR; this comes from the coding sequence ATGCTACGAGGAATGTATACGGCGTCGAATGCGATGCAGGCATTACAACGTCAACAGGAAATGCTCAGTAACAACTTGGCGAATGCGCGGACGCCGGGCTTCCGCGCTGATCAAGCGTCACTCCGGACGTTTCCGGAGATGCTGATCCAGCAGACAGCAAACAATGAACGGACGGGCGTGCGAGGAGTCGCGACGGTCGGGAAACTCGCGACCGGTGTCTTCATGCAGGCAGCGACCCCGAACTTCACGCAAGGTTCGATCACGGAGACAGGCAATGCGACCGATCTACAAATCAGTTCACTTGAAGGAGCACCGCTGTTCACGATTCGTCACCGGGATCCATTGACAGGAGAGGAAGAGACGCTTTATACGACGAACGGACAGTTTGCCGTCGGACAAGACGGGTTACTCCGGACGACAGAAAATGATCTCGTTCTTGATACGAACGGACAACCACTCGACGTCGTCAATGAGGACTTCAAAGTTGACGCGGACGGAGCCGTCACGGATGGAAATGGTCAAGCAATCGGAAACCTTGGTCTCGTCGTAACGGATCAACCGGAGACGCTCGAACGGACAGGAAATGGTTTGTTCCGGTCAGCCAATCCATTGAATGCCGGAAACGTTCGAGTCGATCAAGGTGTACTCGAACTCGGAAATGTCGAGATTGAACAGACGATGGCGGAGATGAATGCTGGTCTACGTCAGTTCGAAGCCAATCAAAAAGTCATTCAAGCGTACGACCGGACAGCAGAAAAAGCTGTTTCCGAAATCGGACGCGTTCGCTAA
- a CDS encoding multidrug efflux MFS transporter, translating into MPLWKRNLVVVWFGSFLTAAALSLVLPFLPLFIEELGVDSRQDITTWSGIAFGATFLVAAIVSPIWGRLADRKGRKLMLLRASLGMSIVMFLISFVQDVYQLVFLRLVMGAVSGFISAGITLVASQTSKEKSGWALGTLSTGGIAGGLLGPLIGGFLADVVGLRPVFLFTSVPLFITFLVTYFLVKEEFVPMEVKKMASAKEIIQSLRHPELILSLFLTTFLIQFAAQSISPILSLYVRELSPGTERLALLSGIVASAPGIAALIAAQRLGRLSDKIGAERVLFFALLVFAAFLIPQAFVTDTSQLIVLRMGIGFATAALMPSVQALLRKNTPANASGRIFGYNQSAQFMGNFLGPLAGGQIAGHFGFEALFLFTGLIVITNAVLERTQTAVLKKNPNN; encoded by the coding sequence ATGCCATTGTGGAAAAGAAATTTAGTCGTCGTTTGGTTTGGTAGTTTTTTGACCGCCGCAGCCCTCAGTCTCGTATTACCGTTTTTGCCTTTATTCATTGAAGAACTCGGTGTCGACAGCCGACAAGATATTACGACCTGGTCTGGTATCGCCTTTGGTGCAACCTTCCTCGTCGCTGCGATCGTCTCACCAATCTGGGGACGTCTCGCCGATCGAAAAGGACGGAAGCTGATGTTGCTTCGCGCAAGTCTTGGTATGTCGATCGTCATGTTCTTGATTAGTTTCGTTCAAGACGTCTATCAACTCGTCTTTCTACGTCTTGTCATGGGAGCCGTATCCGGATTCATCTCAGCCGGTATCACACTCGTTGCTTCCCAAACCTCAAAAGAGAAAAGTGGCTGGGCGCTCGGCACCCTGTCGACCGGTGGGATTGCCGGTGGATTGCTAGGACCTCTCATTGGAGGATTCCTCGCCGACGTTGTTGGGCTTCGACCCGTTTTTCTCTTTACGAGCGTTCCGCTCTTCATTACCTTCCTCGTGACCTACTTCTTAGTCAAAGAAGAATTCGTCCCAATGGAAGTCAAAAAAATGGCGTCCGCGAAGGAAATCATCCAGTCGCTTCGTCATCCGGAACTCATCTTAAGCCTCTTTTTGACGACGTTCCTGATTCAGTTCGCGGCACAATCGATCAGTCCGATCCTGTCGCTCTATGTCCGGGAACTCAGTCCTGGAACAGAACGTCTGGCGTTACTATCCGGAATCGTCGCTTCGGCACCTGGTATCGCGGCCTTGATTGCGGCGCAACGGCTCGGTCGTCTCTCCGATAAGATTGGCGCAGAGCGTGTCTTATTCTTTGCATTACTTGTCTTTGCCGCTTTCTTGATTCCGCAAGCATTCGTCACGGATACAAGTCAATTGATCGTCTTACGGATGGGAATCGGTTTTGCGACAGCAGCACTGATGCCGTCGGTACAGGCACTGCTCCGGAAGAATACGCCAGCCAATGCATCAGGACGTATCTTTGGATATAATCAGTCCGCGCAGTTCATGGGGAACTTCCTCGGACCACTCGCAGGTGGACAGATTGCCGGTCACTTTGGTTTTGAAGCGCTGTTCCTCTTTACTGGCTTGATCGTCATCACGAATGCGGTGCTAGAGCGAACACAAACGGCTGTTTTAAAGAAAAATCCGAATAACTAA
- the mreB gene encoding rod shape-determining protein MreB yields MFSRDIGIDLGTANVVIHVKGRGIVLDEPSVVAIDKATGKIHAVGTEAHLMVGRTPGNIVAIRPLQDGVIADFEMTEAMLRHFIDKIEVRKMFGGVRMLICTPASITTVEAKAIRQAGEKSGAKTVFLEVEPKVAAVGAGMDIWMPAGHMVIDIGGGTTDVAVLSMGDIVCGETIKVAGDRFDHDIIRSIKDTHKLIIGERTAQAVKTTVATVSEDGRREQMEIRGRNLVTGLPHNITVTSEEMHDALAEAAMEIVEATKRVLEKTPPELAADIIDRGIILTGGGALLDGIDQLLAKELGLPVLIAEDPMLCVARGTGIMLDNLGK; encoded by the coding sequence ATGTTTTCAAGAGATATCGGAATCGACTTAGGGACGGCGAACGTCGTCATTCATGTCAAAGGGAGAGGCATCGTCCTCGATGAGCCATCGGTCGTCGCGATCGATAAGGCAACAGGTAAGATTCATGCGGTAGGTACGGAAGCACATTTGATGGTAGGGCGGACACCGGGGAACATCGTAGCCATTCGACCACTTCAAGACGGTGTCATTGCCGATTTCGAAATGACAGAAGCGATGCTACGCCATTTCATCGATAAGATTGAGGTCCGTAAGATGTTTGGTGGAGTCCGCATGTTGATTTGTACACCAGCAAGCATCACGACGGTCGAAGCAAAAGCGATTCGCCAAGCTGGTGAAAAATCAGGTGCGAAGACGGTCTTCCTTGAAGTCGAGCCGAAGGTCGCAGCAGTTGGGGCCGGTATGGACATTTGGATGCCAGCAGGGCACATGGTCATTGATATCGGTGGTGGAACGACGGATGTTGCCGTCCTTTCAATGGGTGATATCGTTTGCGGTGAAACGATCAAAGTCGCAGGCGACCGGTTTGACCACGACATCATCCGCTCGATCAAGGATACGCATAAGTTGATCATCGGGGAGCGAACAGCGCAAGCCGTCAAGACGACGGTCGCGACGGTCTCAGAAGACGGACGTCGGGAACAGATGGAAATTCGCGGACGTAATCTCGTGACGGGCTTACCGCACAACATCACGGTGACATCAGAAGAGATGCATGATGCACTCGCAGAAGCAGCGATGGAGATCGTCGAAGCGACGAAGCGTGTGCTCGAGAAGACACCACCAGAGCTTGCAGCGGACATCATCGACCGTGGCATCATCCTGACGGGTGGGGGCGCACTTCTTGACGGAATCGACCAGTTACTTGCAAAAGAACTCGGCCTACCGGTTCTGATCGCAGAAGATCCGATGTTATGTGTCGCACGCGGTACAGGGATCATGCTCGACAATCTTGGGAAGTAA
- the murA gene encoding UDP-N-acetylglucosamine 1-carboxyvinyltransferase: MEKIVVRGGRKLAGTVKVEGAKNAVLKTLVATLLASEGQSVLQNVPRLADVYTINNVLRNLNAEVEFDAEANTVTVNAEPNLKDEAPLEYVRKMRASILVMGPLLARLGRARVAMPGGCAIGSRPIDLHLKGFEAMGAKTIIGNGFVEAHVDGRLQGAKIYLDFPSVGATENIMMAATLAEGTTVIENVAKEPEIVDLANFLNAMGAKVRGAGTETIRIEGVEKLHGATHYVIPDRIEAGTFMIAAAITEGDVEVIGAEREHLRPLISKMEEMGVKITDTEEGLRVVGPAKLEAVDVKTMPHPGFPTDVQAQMMALVLKAGGTSVITETVFENRFMHVEEFRRMNADIKIEGRSSIINGGVQLQGAEVLSTDLRSGAALVTAGLIAEGETRVGALHHIDRGYVDFHLKLQALGADVERVTEEATVVEETAATKL; the protein is encoded by the coding sequence ATGGAAAAAATCGTTGTCCGTGGCGGACGTAAATTAGCTGGAACAGTCAAAGTAGAAGGTGCAAAGAACGCGGTCTTAAAAACACTCGTCGCGACATTGCTTGCATCAGAGGGACAATCAGTTCTTCAAAACGTACCACGTCTAGCAGACGTCTATACAATCAATAACGTCTTACGAAACTTGAACGCGGAAGTCGAATTCGACGCAGAAGCAAACACGGTGACGGTCAATGCAGAGCCGAATCTCAAAGACGAGGCACCACTCGAGTACGTGCGTAAGATGCGAGCTTCGATTCTCGTCATGGGTCCATTACTTGCACGCCTCGGGCGCGCACGTGTCGCAATGCCAGGTGGATGTGCAATCGGATCACGTCCGATCGATCTTCACTTGAAAGGATTCGAAGCGATGGGCGCAAAAACGATCATCGGAAACGGATTCGTTGAAGCGCATGTTGACGGTCGCCTCCAAGGTGCAAAAATCTACCTCGACTTCCCATCAGTCGGTGCGACAGAGAACATCATGATGGCTGCAACACTCGCAGAAGGAACGACAGTCATCGAAAACGTCGCAAAAGAACCAGAAATCGTTGACCTTGCTAACTTCTTGAACGCAATGGGCGCAAAAGTCCGCGGTGCAGGTACAGAAACGATCCGCATCGAAGGCGTCGAGAAATTACACGGTGCAACACACTACGTCATTCCTGACCGGATCGAAGCAGGTACGTTCATGATCGCAGCAGCGATCACAGAAGGTGACGTCGAAGTCATCGGCGCAGAGCGCGAACACCTTCGTCCACTCATCTCGAAGATGGAAGAGATGGGCGTTAAGATCACGGATACAGAAGAAGGTCTCCGTGTCGTCGGTCCAGCGAAACTCGAAGCAGTCGACGTCAAGACGATGCCACACCCAGGCTTCCCGACAGATGTTCAAGCACAAATGATGGCGCTCGTCCTCAAAGCAGGCGGCACATCAGTCATCACGGAAACGGTCTTCGAAAACCGCTTCATGCACGTTGAAGAATTCCGTCGCATGAACGCTGACATCAAGATCGAAGGTCGTTCATCGATCATCAACGGTGGCGTACAGTTACAAGGCGCAGAAGTTCTTTCAACGGATCTTCGTTCAGGTGCGGCACTCGTCACAGCAGGATTGATCGCTGAAGGCGAAACACGCGTTGGTGCGCTTCACCACATCGACCGTGGATACGTTGACTTCCACTTGAAGTTACAAGCACTTGGTGCAGACGTAGAACGTGTGACAGAAGAAGCGACAGTCGTTGAAGAAACAGCTGCTACAAAACTTTAA
- a CDS encoding DUF1146 family protein: MSALVSMLVYIVAILLAWWSLLPVKWEKILQHPKGPHAVALRTILAIALGSIVARFLLDYAGFAQRLQFLIG, from the coding sequence GTGAGTGCGTTAGTTAGTATGCTGGTCTATATCGTAGCGATTTTGCTCGCTTGGTGGTCCTTGTTACCAGTCAAATGGGAGAAAATCCTGCAACATCCTAAAGGACCGCATGCGGTAGCCTTACGAACGATTCTTGCGATTGCACTCGGATCCATCGTAGCGCGCTTTTTACTGGATTATGCCGGTTTTGCACAACGTCTTCAGTTTTTAATCGGGTGA
- a CDS encoding F0F1 ATP synthase subunit epsilon, translating into MNTLHVNIVTPDGEVYDGDVRMVVAKTISGEIGVLPHHVPLVTPLDISILKLRHEDGGRTLIAISGGFMEVRQDTVTVLAETAEQADKVDYDRAAAAKVRAERRLQDTKLSELEFKRAELSLKRAVNRLSLKDYGRD; encoded by the coding sequence ATGAACACACTTCATGTCAATATCGTCACCCCGGATGGCGAAGTGTATGATGGCGATGTCCGTATGGTCGTTGCGAAGACGATTTCTGGTGAGATCGGGGTTCTCCCGCACCACGTCCCACTCGTGACACCACTCGACATCAGCATCTTGAAGTTGCGCCACGAAGATGGCGGACGCACGTTGATCGCTATCAGCGGTGGCTTTATGGAAGTGCGCCAGGATACTGTAACGGTTCTTGCGGAAACTGCGGAGCAAGCAGACAAGGTCGATTACGACCGTGCTGCAGCTGCGAAGGTTCGTGCAGAACGTCGTCTCCAGGACACGAAATTATCAGAACTCGAATTCAAGCGTGCTGAACTTTCACTGAAACGAGCAGTTAACCGTCTCAGCTTGAAAGACTACGGTCGCGATTGA
- the atpD gene encoding F0F1 ATP synthase subunit beta encodes MNELGLKGRVVAVMGPVIDVKFEGHLPNIYNALRIQYTPQTVEEVAIDLTLEVALHLGDDVVRTIAMDSTDGVRRGMEVIDTNAPISVPVGEATLGRVFNVLGNPIDEKEIAADVERLPIHKKAPTFDNLSTKVEILETGIKVVDLLAPYIKGGKIGLFGGAGVGKTVLIQELINNIAQEHSGISVFAGVGERTREGNDLFHEMTDSGVIKQTAMVFGQMNEPPGARLRVALTGLTMAEYFRDEQGQDVLLFVDNIFRYTQAGSEVSALLGRMPSAVGYQPTLATEMGMLQERITSTNKGSVTSIQAVYVPADDYTDPAPATTFAHLDATTNLERRLSEMGIYPAVDPLASTSRALSPEIVGEEHYSVARQVQETLQRYKELQDIIAILGMDELSEDDKLTVHRARRIQFFLSQNFHVAEQFTGQKGSYVPVKDTIRGFKEILEGKHDDLTEEAFRLVGPIEDAIEKAKALV; translated from the coding sequence ATGAACGAACTCGGTTTAAAAGGCCGCGTCGTCGCGGTCATGGGACCTGTCATCGACGTTAAGTTCGAAGGACACTTACCGAACATCTACAACGCGCTTCGTATTCAATATACGCCGCAAACTGTAGAAGAAGTGGCTATCGACTTGACGCTTGAGGTCGCCCTGCACCTTGGTGACGACGTCGTCCGTACCATTGCGATGGACTCAACGGATGGAGTACGCCGTGGAATGGAAGTAATCGATACGAATGCTCCAATCTCGGTACCCGTCGGAGAAGCGACACTTGGTCGCGTCTTCAACGTACTCGGCAACCCAATTGATGAAAAAGAAATCGCTGCTGACGTGGAACGTCTTCCGATCCACAAAAAAGCACCGACTTTCGATAACCTTTCAACGAAAGTTGAAATTCTCGAGACTGGAATTAAAGTCGTCGACTTGCTCGCTCCTTACATCAAGGGTGGTAAGATCGGTCTCTTCGGTGGTGCGGGTGTAGGTAAGACCGTCCTCATCCAGGAATTGATCAACAACATCGCCCAAGAGCACAGCGGTATCTCGGTATTCGCAGGTGTTGGTGAGCGGACGCGTGAAGGAAATGACTTGTTCCACGAGATGACGGATTCAGGCGTTATCAAACAAACAGCGATGGTCTTCGGTCAGATGAACGAACCACCGGGTGCACGTCTTCGTGTTGCCTTGACTGGTTTGACAATGGCAGAATACTTCCGTGATGAGCAAGGACAAGACGTTCTTCTCTTCGTTGATAACATCTTCCGTTACACACAAGCGGGTTCTGAGGTATCGGCCCTTCTCGGTCGTATGCCATCTGCCGTTGGTTACCAGCCGACACTCGCAACAGAGATGGGTATGCTCCAAGAGCGAATCACATCAACAAACAAAGGTTCGGTTACATCGATCCAAGCGGTTTATGTACCAGCCGATGACTATACTGACCCGGCTCCTGCGACGACGTTTGCTCACTTAGATGCAACGACGAACCTTGAGCGCCGTCTCTCTGAGATGGGGATCTATCCTGCCGTGGATCCACTTGCTTCGACATCACGTGCCCTTTCACCGGAAATCGTCGGCGAAGAGCACTACAGTGTTGCACGTCAAGTTCAAGAAACACTTCAGCGTTATAAAGAACTTCAAGATATCATCGCGATCCTCGGTATGGACGAGTTGTCAGAAGACGACAAATTGACTGTACACCGTGCGCGTCGTATCCAGTTCTTCTTGTCGCAGAACTTCCACGTAGCTGAGCAGTTCACAGGACAAAAAGGATCGTACGTCCCAGTTAAGGACACGATCCGCGGCTTCAAAGAAATCCTCGAAGGTAAACACGATGACTTAACGGAAGAAGCATTCCGTCTCGTCGGTCCGATCGAAGATGCGATTGAAAAAGCGAAGGCGCTTGTCTAA
- the atpG gene encoding ATP synthase F1 subunit gamma has protein sequence MASLREIQTRINSTKSTKQITKAMNMVSASKLNRAQAHSAKFQPYMLKMQEVLGTIANGTTGASHPMLEKRPVKKTGYIVITSDRGLAGAYNANVLREVYREIKEKHTTDSYVLFVVGKVGVQFFRSRGITVTDAITGLNDSPSYVDVAEIVKRTVSAFTIGEIDELKLCYNHFLSVISQEVKVETLLPLGEIEASSSTTYEYEPSEEQILAELLPRYAESLIFGALLDAKVAEHASRMTAMQSATDNADDLIGRLTLVYNRARQAAITQEITEIVSGAAAQQ, from the coding sequence ATGGCATCGTTGCGCGAGATACAAACGCGGATCAACTCGACGAAAAGTACGAAACAGATCACGAAAGCGATGAACATGGTTTCGGCGTCGAAACTGAACCGCGCTCAAGCACATAGCGCGAAGTTCCAACCTTACATGCTGAAAATGCAAGAGGTACTCGGAACCATTGCGAATGGCACGACAGGTGCGAGCCATCCGATGCTCGAGAAACGTCCCGTCAAAAAGACGGGCTATATCGTCATCACATCGGATCGCGGCTTAGCTGGTGCATATAACGCCAACGTGCTGCGTGAAGTCTACCGGGAAATCAAAGAAAAGCATACTACGGACAGTTACGTTCTCTTCGTGGTCGGTAAAGTCGGTGTCCAGTTCTTCCGTTCACGCGGAATCACGGTCACGGATGCGATCACAGGCTTGAACGATTCTCCTTCGTATGTCGACGTCGCTGAGATCGTGAAGCGCACAGTGAGTGCGTTCACGATCGGCGAAATCGACGAGCTCAAGCTGTGCTACAACCACTTCTTATCTGTCATCAGCCAGGAAGTGAAAGTCGAAACTCTTCTCCCACTCGGAGAAATCGAAGCTTCGTCTTCGACGACTTATGAGTACGAGCCAAGCGAGGAACAAATCCTTGCGGAACTCCTCCCGCGTTATGCGGAGAGCTTGATCTTCGGTGCGCTTCTTGACGCGAAAGTAGCAGAACATGCGTCACGTATGACAGCAATGCAAAGTGCGACAGATAACGCAGATGATTTGATCGGTCGATTGACTCTCGTCTACAACCGAGCTCGACAAGCTGCAATCACGCAAGAAATCACAGAGATCGTCAGTGGGGCTGCTGCACAGCAGTAA
- the atpA gene encoding F0F1 ATP synthase subunit alpha, with product MSIRAEEISALLKARIAQYGSTMEVNETGTVIQIGDGIARAHGLDNVMSGELVEFANGTMGLAQNLEEGNVGIIILGDYLEIKEGDSVRRTGRIMEVPTGDALLGRVVNPLGMPIDGLGPIETEHYNPIERKASGVMARKSVHEPLQTGIKAIDALVPIGRGQRELIIGDRQTGKTSIAIDTIINQKEENMICIYVAIGQKESTVRGVVETLRKNGALDYTIVVSAAASQPAPLLYLAPFAGVAMGEHFMDQGKHVLVIYDDLSKQAAAYRELSLLLKRPPGREAYPGDVFYLHSRLLERAAKLNDELGAGSLTALPFIETQASDISAYIPTNVISITDGQIFLQSDLFFSGVRPAINPGLSVSRVGGSAQVKAMKKVAGTLRLDLASYRELEAFAQFGSDLDKATQSKLNRGERTVEVLKQDLNQPLTVDKQVIIIYALTRGHLDDVAVTDIRRFEKELNLWLDQNRKQLCDEIRKTGNLPADEEIVAAISEFKKTFQATV from the coding sequence ATGAGCATTAGAGCTGAAGAAATCAGCGCCCTGCTTAAAGCGCGTATCGCGCAGTACGGTTCTACGATGGAAGTGAACGAGACAGGTACGGTCATCCAAATCGGTGATGGTATCGCTCGTGCACACGGACTCGACAACGTCATGTCGGGAGAGCTCGTAGAATTCGCTAACGGCACAATGGGCTTGGCGCAAAACTTAGAAGAAGGCAACGTCGGTATCATCATCCTCGGTGACTACCTTGAAATCAAAGAAGGTGACTCTGTTCGCCGTACGGGCCGCATCATGGAAGTACCAACAGGAGACGCACTCCTCGGACGTGTCGTCAACCCACTCGGTATGCCAATCGATGGTCTTGGTCCAATCGAAACAGAACACTACAACCCGATCGAGCGTAAGGCGTCTGGCGTCATGGCGCGTAAATCGGTACACGAACCACTTCAGACAGGAATCAAGGCGATCGATGCCCTCGTTCCAATCGGTCGTGGACAGCGTGAGTTGATCATCGGTGACCGTCAGACGGGTAAAACGTCGATCGCCATCGATACGATCATCAACCAAAAAGAAGAAAACATGATCTGTATCTACGTCGCAATCGGACAAAAAGAATCAACAGTCCGTGGCGTCGTCGAGACGCTCCGTAAAAACGGTGCCCTCGATTACACGATCGTCGTTTCGGCAGCGGCTTCACAGCCAGCTCCACTTCTTTACCTCGCACCATTCGCAGGTGTCGCGATGGGTGAACACTTCATGGACCAAGGCAAACACGTTCTTGTCATCTATGATGATCTTTCAAAACAAGCAGCTGCTTACCGTGAGCTTTCACTTCTCTTGAAACGCCCACCAGGCCGCGAAGCTTACCCAGGGGATGTCTTCTACCTCCACTCACGCCTTCTTGAGCGTGCGGCGAAGTTGAACGACGAGCTTGGCGCAGGTAGCTTGACTGCCCTTCCGTTCATCGAAACACAAGCGTCGGATATCTCAGCTTACATCCCGACGAACGTTATCTCGATCACGGATGGTCAAATCTTCCTTCAATCGGATCTCTTCTTCTCAGGTGTCCGTCCCGCGATCAACCCGGGTCTCTCGGTATCGCGTGTAGGTGGTTCGGCTCAAGTAAAAGCGATGAAGAAGGTAGCGGGTACGCTCCGTCTTGACCTCGCATCTTACCGTGAGCTTGAAGCATTCGCTCAGTTCGGATCTGACCTTGATAAAGCGACTCAATCGAAGCTTAACCGTGGTGAGCGGACAGTTGAAGTCTTGAAACAAGACTTGAACCAACCACTTACTGTCGATAAGCAAGTCATCATCATCTATGCCTTGACTCGTGGTCACCTTGATGATGTTGCTGTAACGGATATTCGTCGTTTTGAAAAGGAACTCAACCTCTGGCTCGATCAAAACCGCAAACAACTTTGCGATGAGATCCGTAAGACAGGTAACCTTCCAGCAGACGAAGAGATCGTAGCAGCAATCTCAGAATTTAAGAAAACGTTCCAAGCGACGGTCTAA
- a CDS encoding F0F1 ATP synthase subunit delta, which yields MRDHVAGRYAKALFDLALEHHVLEQAEADVRTLGEVLHATPELASVLDNPSISAEELKQVLQTSFTGFNSIVLNTLLVMVENDRAAEIVTLPEHFIALLNEHRNVATAIVTSAYKLSDEELTKVKETFGQKSGKTLEVENVVDTSVIGGLRVQIGYTTYDGTIETKLTRLERELLKA from the coding sequence ATGCGTGATCACGTAGCGGGACGCTACGCAAAAGCGCTCTTCGATCTTGCGCTTGAGCACCATGTGCTCGAGCAAGCAGAAGCTGATGTGCGGACGCTCGGCGAAGTGCTCCACGCAACACCAGAGCTCGCTTCGGTTTTAGATAACCCATCGATTTCTGCTGAAGAGCTCAAGCAAGTTCTTCAAACAAGCTTCACTGGCTTCAACTCGATCGTCTTGAACACGTTGCTCGTCATGGTCGAAAACGACCGGGCGGCAGAAATCGTTACATTACCGGAACACTTCATTGCATTGTTGAATGAACACCGCAATGTCGCGACGGCAATCGTCACGAGTGCATACAAATTGTCAGACGAGGAACTCACGAAAGTGAAAGAGACGTTTGGCCAAAAATCAGGTAAAACGCTTGAAGTCGAGAACGTCGTCGACACGAGTGTCATCGGAGGACTTCGCGTTCAAATCGGTTACACGACATATGACGGTACGATCGAAACTAAACTAACGCGCCTTGAGCGTGAGCTGTTAAAAGCGTAA
- the atpF gene encoding F0F1 ATP synthase subunit B, translating into MNLTYLAAEAGGEGNHLLLANMIVTIVVFLLLLILLKKFAWGPLVNMMKAREEHVASEINSAEKSRKDAEVYVEQQREELNKARTEARDLLEASRRQAEAEQARAMEQARLESEMSKEEARRAIERERAEAQAALKNDVALQAIAAARHVMKTQLATDEAAQKALVDQFLADTKGTN; encoded by the coding sequence ATGAATCTAACGTATCTTGCGGCAGAGGCTGGTGGCGAAGGCAACCATCTCTTATTAGCCAACATGATCGTCACGATCGTCGTTTTCCTCTTGCTCCTCATCCTCTTGAAGAAATTCGCATGGGGCCCGCTCGTCAACATGATGAAAGCGCGGGAAGAGCATGTGGCTAGCGAGATCAACTCGGCTGAAAAGAGCCGTAAAGACGCTGAAGTCTACGTAGAACAACAACGCGAAGAATTAAACAAGGCGCGTACGGAAGCACGCGATCTTTTAGAAGCATCACGCCGTCAGGCAGAAGCAGAGCAAGCACGTGCGATGGAGCAGGCACGTCTTGAATCCGAAATGAGTAAGGAAGAAGCTCGCCGTGCGATCGAACGTGAACGCGCTGAAGCACAAGCTGCTTTGAAGAACGATGTCGCTCTTCAAGCAATCGCTGCAGCACGCCACGTCATGAAAACACAGCTTGCGACAGACGAAGCCGCTCAAAAAGCACTCGTCGATCAATTCCTTGCTGATACTAAGGGCACGAACTAA
- the atpE gene encoding F0F1 ATP synthase subunit C, translating into MNLIATAIIIGLGALGAGIGNGLIVNGTVLGQARQPELKNELRQTMFIGIGLVEALPIIGVAVGFLLLNS; encoded by the coding sequence ATGAATCTTATTGCAACAGCGATCATCATCGGACTCGGCGCACTCGGCGCAGGTATCGGTAACGGTCTTATCGTAAACGGTACAGTATTAGGTCAAGCACGTCAGCCAGAACTCAAAAACGAACTTCGTCAAACAATGTTCATCGGTATCGGTCTCGTTGAGGCACTTCCAATCATCGGTGTAGCGGTCGGTTTCCTTCTTCTCAACTCTTAA